Proteins co-encoded in one Daphnia carinata strain CSIRO-1 chromosome 3, CSIRO_AGI_Dcar_HiC_V3, whole genome shotgun sequence genomic window:
- the LOC130688042 gene encoding deleted in malignant brain tumors 1 protein-like produces the protein MRATLIYSLLLTSLLAIGGARSPIVLDSEGTEVDPKLVRTLLDNNFESGTLNPWYDESPGYVNWRVENLASPSEANSTAPKPDTGTKYVRAARNADLASGLAVLRSPIFTASAGDRVSFDFWIRSKRPEGNNLELVWVVDRTEQQLVSLSQYSTLSNYEWRTQSAVIPVNSPTEGALIFYGYCGSNFEDAIAIDNILVESSTYTTQAPGSDCTVLSASFGTFTSPNYPSSYPENANICWLITGAYSITLQFNNFETETGKDTLKIYLGTTTSSELFADLSGSYTPNAITKYTESMLLVFTSDSANSFTGFSITYQIVRPTTLPSSTTPSTKATSTYAPIICVSSTETDYLTTYPWGVTTGSPSEPSSCGGLISGYSGIIESPNYPNEYGNGLDCRYLVQVPCGYRVRLYFNSFNTESGYDFVNVHDGPSTSDYILLRTSGTTRPSTVYSSSNEILLRFTTDGSETRSGWQATFEYYY, from the exons atgcgagccACTTTAATCTACTCACTTCTTTTAACTAGTCTTCTAGCGATCGGTGGTGCAAGATCGCCAATCGTTTTGGATAGCGAAGGCACTGAAGTTGATCCGAAGTTGGTTCGAACTTTGCTTGATAACAATTTTGAGAGCGGAACTTTGAACCCTTGGTACGATGAGTCGCCTGGTTACGTCAACTGGCGAGTAGAGAATTTAGCTTCACCTTCGGAGGCGAATTCCACGGCACCCAAACCGGATACAGGCACTAAATATGTGAGGGCGGCGCGTAATGCAGACTTGGCGTCCGGTCTTGCAGTTCTTCGTAGCCCGATTTTTACTGCTAGTGCTG GTGATCGAGTTTCTTTCGATTTCTGGATCCGCTCTAAACGCCCAGAGGGAAACAATCTTGAG TTGGTTTGGGTGGTAGATCGCACCGAACAACAACTGGTCAGCCTATCGCAGTATTCAACCTTGTCCAATTATGAATGGCGAACACAGTCCGCTGTTATACCAGTCAATAGTCCTACCGAAGGCGCG TTGATATTTTATGGCTACTGTGGAAGCAACTTCGAAGATGCTATTGCCATTGATAATATTTTGGTCGAGTCTTCAACTTACACCACCCAAGCACCTGGATCAG ACTGCACAGTTTTATCAGCGTCGTTCGGAACGTTCACGTCTCCTAATTATCCTTCAAGTTATCCTGAAAACGCCAATATATGCTGGTTGATTACTGGTGCTTACAGTATTACGCTgcaatttaataattttgaaactgAAACGGGAAAAGACACACTGAAA ATTTATTTGGGAACAACAACGTCCTCAGAGCTTTTTGCCGATTTAAGTGGCTCATATACGCCAAATGCAATAACCAAGTATACTGAATCAATGTTGCTAGTGTTTACCAGCGATTCAGCGAACAGCTTTACAGGATTCAGTATTACCTACCAAATC GTTCGACCAACAACACTTCCTTCTTCTACTACACCCAGCACTAAAGCTACTTCAACATACGCTCCAATTATCTGCG tCAGCTCAACAGAAACAGACTACCTAACGACTTATCCGTGGGGCGTGACAACAGGAAGCCCATCGG AACCTTCTAGCTGTGGCGGTTTAATTAGCGGGTACAGCGGCATCATCGAGTCACCAAACTACCCAAACGAATACGGAAACGGGCTTGATTGCCGCTATTTAGTCCAAGTACCGTGCGGCTATCGAGTGCGATTGTacttcaattcttttaacacgGAATCGGGTTACGATTTCGTTAAT GTTCATGACGGACCATCCACAAGCGACTACATTCTTCTGAGGACATCTGGCACCACTCGTCCTTCTACCGTATATTCGAGCTCAAATGAAATTCTGTTGCGATTCACGACGGACGGCTCCGAAACCAGATCAGGTTGGCAAGCAACATTCGAATACTACTACTAA